In Massilia violaceinigra, one DNA window encodes the following:
- a CDS encoding amino acid adenylation domain-containing protein, with protein sequence MNEEDCNVMRISSPIITEYFERTAKDNPNPAIRWGKGNILSWQALYTKARHLAQYLVHERDISPGECVAICMERSPEFLVAAYAVLLAGGVYFPVDAKTPVARLASMLTTARCRLAFCSEAQTGTLLKAGMGLELILQEQLHEIERLHSDGATAESLPPVVAADPAYLIFTSGSTGAPKGVLVNHGAFINRLAWHQAHSAMTAVDIILQRTALTFDVSLWELFLPTLNGGSHYLLQPRFESFPKAVAAALESEGITLVHFVPSLLKPVLQELHSIPSSSLAALRKVYVSGESLSASLVQQFQQQFGMRCLLTNLYGPTEAAIDVSYYDCLEPAPAAIPIGQPLTGCDLYIVDPETRTLKDEGAIGEIAIGGICLAEGYYNRPDLTGEAFIVHPQLGERIYLTGDLGWYQEGRGFFCQGRKDTQVKLRGLRIELGEIEHHLLSHPAVTEAVACVVEDDAAEQWLVAAIVGSAPLDPQALRQYLAAQMPVYMLPARYWQTGQLPRSSSGKLDRKTIAATMRAQFFSEMVA encoded by the coding sequence TTGAACGAAGAGGACTGTAACGTCATGAGAATCAGCTCACCCATCATTACCGAATATTTCGAACGCACGGCTAAAGACAACCCAAATCCCGCGATACGTTGGGGCAAGGGGAATATCCTGTCGTGGCAGGCGCTATATACCAAAGCCCGACATCTTGCCCAGTACCTGGTGCATGAGCGTGATATCAGCCCTGGAGAATGTGTCGCTATTTGCATGGAGCGCAGCCCGGAGTTCCTCGTTGCCGCTTATGCCGTGTTGCTGGCTGGAGGTGTCTATTTTCCGGTCGATGCGAAAACGCCGGTGGCTCGCCTGGCTTCAATGCTGACAACGGCACGCTGCCGTCTTGCTTTCTGTAGCGAAGCACAGACAGGCACGCTACTGAAGGCGGGGATGGGCCTTGAATTGATTTTGCAGGAACAGCTCCACGAGATCGAGCGTTTGCATTCCGATGGCGCCACGGCTGAGTCGCTGCCCCCGGTTGTAGCAGCCGATCCAGCCTATCTGATTTTTACTTCTGGCAGCACGGGAGCTCCTAAGGGTGTGTTGGTCAACCACGGCGCCTTCATCAACCGGCTAGCCTGGCACCAGGCCCATAGTGCAATGACCGCGGTTGACATCATCTTGCAGAGAACGGCGCTGACATTCGATGTGTCGCTGTGGGAGCTTTTTCTGCCGACGCTCAACGGCGGTAGCCACTACCTCCTGCAGCCGCGGTTTGAGTCCTTTCCGAAAGCCGTTGCGGCTGCACTGGAGAGTGAAGGAATCACCCTAGTTCACTTCGTGCCCAGCCTGCTCAAACCGGTATTGCAGGAACTGCACAGTATCCCGTCATCCTCCCTGGCAGCCTTGCGCAAGGTTTATGTCAGCGGCGAGTCCCTGTCGGCCAGCCTGGTGCAGCAGTTCCAGCAGCAATTCGGCATGCGGTGCCTACTGACGAATCTATACGGCCCGACTGAAGCGGCCATCGACGTCAGCTACTACGACTGCCTCGAGCCAGCGCCAGCAGCTATTCCTATCGGTCAACCGCTGACCGGTTGCGATCTGTATATCGTCGATCCCGAGACCCGCACGCTGAAAGACGAGGGCGCGATCGGCGAGATCGCCATCGGCGGGATCTGTCTAGCCGAAGGCTACTACAACCGGCCCGACCTCACTGGCGAGGCATTCATCGTTCATCCCCAACTTGGCGAGCGCATCTATTTGACGGGTGATCTGGGCTGGTACCAGGAGGGGCGCGGGTTCTTCTGCCAAGGCCGCAAGGATACGCAAGTGAAGCTGCGCGGGCTGCGCATTGAGCTGGGCGAGATCGAGCATCATCTACTTAGCCACCCGGCCGTTACCGAAGCGGTAGCCTGTGTGGTCGAGGACGACGCGGCCGAGCAGTGGCTGGTTGCGGCCATCGTGGGTAGCGCGCCACTCGATCCGCAGGCGCTGCGGCAGTACCTGGCAGCCCAAATGCCGGTCTATATGCTGCCGGCGCGCTACTGGCAAACCGGGCAGCTACCAAGAAGCAGCTCAGGCAAGCTCGACCGCAAGACCATCGCCGCGACCATGCGGGCGCAGTTCTTTTCCGAGATGGTGGCGTGA
- a CDS encoding ACP S-malonyltransferase, producing MSAYIDSAKTAFLFPGVGAQQPDMFAAFRTYPEYRACLEEVSDLSGVDLDDVIYGAGRHALNQVRIAQLALTATTVAIARILRDYCGLVPDFVMGHSLGQFPALCAAGYLDLATTTKVVNLRSEAVEACARTYEQGEMCWVLHVPAELVARQVEQTRQDEGVKVYVSAIDAFDQVTVSGEMSEIRRFAPRIEALGGLVYPLKIGGPFHSPLMATAQAQLVEALHFLPQPDDSRLLSRLVCNVSAVKLPAAELKTSILQHLISPVQWLRSMQYLAGQGVTHYLEISPKSVLGYLVQRTSLPLQPLYEPQELLGCVESLNTPEQRLERLWRRCCFHLYSEPLPGIDRGAALQQLREIRNEIRQRMPAAPVAPSERDFLYQRTRQWLDIIEVEGGQSLSTAQLRLQSLYQAAGR from the coding sequence ATGAGCGCCTACATCGATTCTGCGAAAACCGCTTTCCTGTTTCCCGGCGTGGGAGCCCAGCAGCCGGACATGTTTGCCGCGTTCCGGACTTACCCCGAATACCGGGCCTGCCTGGAAGAGGTGTCGGATCTGTCCGGAGTCGATCTGGATGACGTCATCTACGGCGCGGGCCGCCACGCCCTGAATCAGGTGCGCATTGCCCAGCTGGCCTTGACGGCGACCACGGTGGCTATTGCTCGGATACTGCGCGATTACTGTGGACTAGTGCCCGACTTCGTGATGGGGCACAGTCTTGGCCAGTTTCCGGCGCTGTGCGCCGCCGGTTATCTGGATCTGGCGACAACCACCAAGGTGGTCAACCTGCGTTCGGAGGCAGTCGAAGCCTGTGCCCGTACTTACGAACAAGGCGAAATGTGCTGGGTATTGCATGTACCTGCAGAACTCGTGGCACGGCAGGTAGAGCAGACCCGGCAAGACGAAGGAGTGAAGGTATATGTGTCCGCCATCGACGCCTTCGATCAGGTCACGGTATCGGGCGAAATGTCCGAGATCCGCCGTTTCGCCCCCCGCATCGAAGCCCTGGGCGGACTGGTTTATCCTCTGAAGATCGGCGGTCCCTTCCATTCGCCCTTGATGGCGACGGCCCAGGCACAGCTTGTGGAGGCATTGCACTTCCTGCCCCAGCCCGACGATAGCCGGCTACTTTCCCGCCTCGTCTGTAACGTGAGCGCCGTTAAGTTGCCGGCGGCCGAATTGAAGACCTCTATTCTCCAGCATTTGATTTCGCCGGTGCAATGGCTGCGCAGCATGCAGTATCTAGCGGGGCAGGGCGTGACGCATTACCTCGAAATCTCGCCCAAGTCGGTCCTGGGCTACCTGGTGCAGCGGACCAGCCTGCCGCTGCAGCCACTGTACGAGCCGCAGGAATTGTTGGGTTGCGTGGAGTCTCTGAACACACCGGAACAGCGGCTGGAACGACTTTGGCGCCGCTGTTGCTTCCATCTTTACAGCGAGCCGCTGCCAGGCATTGACCGGGGCGCGGCCCTTCAGCAACTGCGTGAGATTCGCAACGAGATCCGGCAGCGGATGCCAGCGGCGCCGGTCGCACCATCCGAGCGTGACTTTCTCTACCAGCGCACCCGGCAATGGCTCGACATCATTGAAGTCGAGGGAGGTCAGTCCCTGTCAACGGCGCAGCTCAGGCTGCAGAGCCTGTACCAGGCGGCGGGGCGGTGA
- a CDS encoding AMP-binding protein, whose translation MDKQRFELSRSQQAVFTMEAFQLSGHHFYLGGVARLRGAVTLEQLAQAVALVRDSHDVFRIGFIVDAVGAWHGIRQDRPHSQIEQVDFSCHADPEQAFSGWAERQLLLEEDLELAPIRIFVVRFNGEQAGWFVKAHHAAADGAALALVMEHLSSALESGRCAASPAFTLLACGERDYEGSDRFRRDAQYWRQLFGDVAQAAGPSLRARAPIGDYRARSARSMRIRFALSDVQNDTLHRFKQVGGSVFRLFFAAVAYAQMVVEDSDGALLQAPMLNRWSDDEKQAVAMGVAPVLVPVSRAAGESATECYRTLKQALQKAVVHSRFAPGARWSEFASPAWRKAVPAFGVSYQTGVFRETVSGAEVDIDHLQAVEALFATIHIHDRFDGGRFRLEADFRQQWSAAQCEAFLAAVVNHAMAVAAEILEEPNGMAEAQAASLVEPIGVHLQAAFERYADHCMFKHAQSASSVTYREGWNWIRHFGEQLRRYSRQAGPNAPVLILGRRLPETTLAYLACLIDNVTVVPVCPTTPAARLQTIVRNSGAGLCIFSSTDRQLAESFGLPLLQVALDRAMFQRQAAPAPAVADTGRPAYILYTSGSTGEPKGVAISPVALAHYALAATAAYSGDGPFSTPLFTSFGFDLTQTSILVPVLSGGFIQAWDQDLRDEPGMLRALLTDEALTAVKCTPSHLSLLTEHGQPRRNPLTFVVGGENLSAALVNKALSFFPPGSRVINEYGPTETTVGCCIYTVNRPNEDRTPAGTITPIGEALGAACMSIRDSWGELVPLGFKGEIWIGGPVLADGYVGNATQTAAKFVAGPDGRGRWYRTGDLGVQDEQGQFHCLGRVDDEFKLRGHRIHPAEIEKAVEGALARCGGVSQRWELKALKLTVAGEDAIVLCSSEPLPEHHPHFQAHLSAELPEAWRPSRYCPVKPWPVNANGKVDSAALAAAVASQVAATDALGSGAGSVSTRHRTYQMPEWLDEAFLRPIWPQVVNWHGSFLEQGGDSIKAIRLAGLLARHGVRIGAAELLTSRALGAVLEAACAAAQTTTGASEAAEQAVDAGWISHLPAARWFHQQRFEHGDRLQQGIVLTLPASLSAERIHAAVEAVKARHGVFSLRVDPVSGAWRLAPATAQALRVHALPQDGRLESRLQNLQAEVSLGERPSVHEIVTVAGADSRHLLWVCHHLLCDVHSWIYLLDELDQALGQTPLAAARAEHGVFLWGKWLHELGVVPASVPPAAAEPLPTGATASLALTASAADLQWLTQRLKADRAELIAAAMLDLAREDGMLPPQPLVLFENPGRPFAEAGVPAGWRGMLDQAVGWFTGFELVPVVPGAGVDFLRLLKTARNATRHDWGSRLGLENGGVAPLLCINDIGLGLGGRTAWHHFSLDPALSGGYRHPAETGVASFDLQVGDSHWEGKERVTVLLTVAGARDDMVRRYLSRLDVRLLSLGNAVRQGMDDPLARQALLPSDFPLCQLSQFELDLILNGATV comes from the coding sequence ATGGATAAGCAGAGGTTTGAGCTGTCGCGGTCCCAGCAGGCCGTCTTCACGATGGAAGCGTTCCAGCTGTCGGGTCATCACTTCTATCTTGGTGGCGTTGCCCGCCTGCGTGGCGCAGTAACGCTGGAGCAGCTTGCGCAGGCAGTTGCGCTCGTGCGCGACAGTCACGATGTTTTCCGCATCGGCTTTATCGTCGACGCCGTAGGCGCATGGCATGGCATCCGTCAAGACCGGCCGCACAGCCAGATTGAACAGGTGGACTTCAGCTGTCACGCCGATCCGGAGCAGGCGTTTTCTGGCTGGGCCGAGCGCCAGCTGTTGCTGGAAGAAGATCTGGAACTGGCCCCGATACGCATCTTTGTCGTGCGTTTCAACGGCGAACAGGCCGGCTGGTTTGTGAAGGCCCATCACGCGGCGGCAGATGGCGCAGCGCTGGCGTTGGTGATGGAGCATCTGTCCAGCGCGCTGGAATCGGGCCGTTGTGCGGCCTCGCCAGCATTCACCCTTCTTGCTTGTGGCGAGCGCGACTACGAAGGCTCGGATCGTTTCCGGCGTGACGCCCAATACTGGCGCCAGTTGTTCGGCGACGTGGCGCAGGCCGCCGGGCCATCGCTGCGCGCCAGGGCCCCTATTGGCGACTACCGTGCGCGATCGGCCCGCTCGATGCGCATCCGGTTCGCGTTGAGCGATGTCCAAAACGATACCTTGCACCGCTTTAAACAGGTTGGCGGCTCGGTATTCCGGCTCTTCTTTGCCGCGGTCGCGTACGCCCAGATGGTGGTGGAAGACAGCGATGGCGCCCTGCTGCAAGCGCCCATGCTCAACCGGTGGAGCGACGACGAGAAGCAGGCCGTGGCGATGGGGGTCGCCCCCGTGCTGGTGCCCGTGTCGCGCGCTGCCGGCGAGTCGGCGACAGAGTGTTATCGAACACTCAAGCAAGCATTGCAAAAGGCTGTTGTGCATTCGCGCTTTGCGCCCGGCGCCCGCTGGAGCGAATTCGCTTCGCCAGCCTGGAGAAAGGCGGTGCCCGCATTCGGGGTGTCCTACCAGACCGGCGTTTTTCGGGAAACCGTTTCTGGCGCCGAGGTGGATATCGACCATCTGCAGGCTGTCGAGGCTTTGTTCGCCACTATCCACATCCACGACCGCTTCGATGGCGGGCGTTTCCGTCTCGAAGCCGATTTTCGGCAGCAGTGGTCGGCTGCACAGTGCGAAGCCTTTCTTGCAGCGGTAGTCAATCATGCCATGGCGGTGGCGGCCGAGATACTGGAAGAGCCGAACGGTATGGCAGAGGCGCAGGCCGCCAGCTTGGTTGAACCGATTGGCGTCCATCTGCAAGCCGCCTTCGAACGCTATGCCGATCACTGCATGTTCAAGCACGCTCAATCGGCCAGTAGTGTGACCTATCGCGAGGGCTGGAACTGGATTCGCCATTTTGGCGAGCAACTGCGGCGCTACAGTAGACAGGCCGGCCCCAATGCGCCGGTCCTGATTCTGGGCCGGCGATTGCCCGAAACCACGCTGGCCTATCTGGCCTGCTTGATCGACAACGTGACCGTCGTGCCGGTGTGTCCGACCACGCCCGCCGCCAGGCTGCAGACAATCGTTCGCAATTCCGGCGCCGGGTTGTGCATTTTCTCCTCCACTGACCGGCAACTAGCCGAGTCGTTCGGACTGCCACTTCTGCAAGTAGCGCTCGATCGAGCGATGTTCCAGCGCCAGGCAGCTCCCGCGCCCGCAGTGGCGGACACGGGACGGCCGGCCTATATTCTTTACACATCCGGCTCGACCGGGGAACCCAAGGGCGTAGCGATTTCACCGGTCGCGCTCGCCCACTACGCGCTGGCGGCAACGGCTGCCTATTCCGGGGACGGCCCTTTCAGCACGCCCCTGTTCACATCCTTCGGCTTCGACCTGACCCAGACCAGCATTCTCGTGCCAGTGTTGTCGGGTGGCTTCATCCAGGCTTGGGATCAGGACCTCCGAGACGAGCCCGGAATGCTGCGGGCGCTGCTAACCGATGAAGCGCTGACGGCGGTCAAGTGCACGCCCTCGCATCTGTCGCTGCTGACCGAGCATGGCCAGCCCAGGCGCAACCCGCTGACCTTCGTGGTCGGTGGGGAAAACCTCTCTGCCGCGCTGGTGAACAAAGCGCTGTCCTTCTTCCCGCCGGGTAGCCGGGTGATCAATGAATACGGACCGACCGAAACCACGGTCGGGTGTTGCATCTATACCGTCAACCGGCCGAACGAAGACCGTACGCCAGCCGGAACGATTACGCCGATCGGCGAGGCGCTGGGCGCCGCCTGCATGTCGATCCGTGATAGTTGGGGAGAACTGGTCCCCTTGGGGTTCAAGGGAGAGATATGGATTGGCGGCCCGGTGCTGGCGGACGGTTATGTCGGCAATGCGACCCAGACAGCGGCCAAATTCGTGGCGGGACCTGATGGGCGCGGGCGCTGGTATCGCACCGGCGACTTGGGCGTGCAGGACGAACAGGGCCAGTTCCACTGTCTTGGCCGCGTTGACGACGAATTCAAGCTGCGAGGCCACCGGATTCATCCAGCCGAAATCGAGAAGGCGGTCGAAGGCGCGCTGGCTCGCTGCGGCGGCGTGTCCCAGCGCTGGGAATTGAAGGCGCTGAAACTGACGGTGGCAGGCGAGGATGCCATTGTCCTGTGCAGCAGTGAGCCGTTACCGGAGCACCACCCTCACTTCCAGGCCCACTTGAGTGCCGAGTTGCCCGAGGCTTGGCGGCCGAGCCGCTATTGCCCAGTGAAGCCTTGGCCCGTCAACGCCAACGGCAAGGTCGATTCGGCGGCGCTGGCCGCCGCCGTGGCATCGCAGGTGGCAGCTACCGACGCACTCGGCAGCGGCGCAGGTTCGGTCTCGACCCGCCACCGGACCTACCAGATGCCCGAATGGCTCGATGAGGCCTTTCTGCGGCCGATCTGGCCCCAGGTGGTGAACTGGCATGGCTCTTTTCTGGAGCAGGGAGGCGATTCGATCAAGGCAATCCGCTTGGCCGGATTGCTGGCCCGGCACGGTGTCAGGATTGGCGCGGCCGAACTGCTCACCAGCCGTGCGTTGGGCGCCGTGCTGGAAGCGGCGTGCGCCGCCGCCCAGACCACGACTGGCGCGAGCGAGGCAGCAGAGCAGGCCGTCGACGCCGGCTGGATCAGCCATCTGCCGGCCGCGCGCTGGTTCCATCAGCAAAGATTCGAACACGGCGACCGGTTGCAGCAAGGTATCGTACTGACCTTGCCGGCATCCCTGTCGGCCGAGCGCATCCACGCCGCCGTCGAAGCCGTCAAGGCCAGGCATGGCGTATTCTCGCTGCGAGTCGATCCTGTCAGCGGCGCCTGGCGCTTGGCGCCCGCGACCGCGCAAGCCTTGCGTGTGCACGCGCTGCCGCAAGACGGGCGGCTCGAAAGCCGGTTGCAAAACCTGCAGGCCGAAGTCAGCCTGGGCGAGCGGCCCAGCGTTCACGAGATCGTGACCGTGGCCGGCGCCGATAGCCGCCATCTGCTCTGGGTCTGCCATCACCTGTTATGCGATGTGCATTCCTGGATCTACCTGCTCGATGAACTGGACCAGGCGCTTGGCCAGACGCCGCTGGCGGCGGCCCGTGCCGAGCACGGCGTTTTTCTATGGGGGAAATGGCTGCATGAGCTTGGGGTGGTGCCGGCATCCGTGCCGCCAGCCGCGGCCGAGCCGCTGCCCACCGGGGCGACGGCCAGCCTGGCCCTGACGGCGAGCGCGGCGGACCTGCAATGGCTGACGCAACGCCTCAAGGCTGACCGTGCCGAGTTGATCGCAGCTGCCATGCTGGACCTGGCGCGCGAGGACGGAATGTTGCCGCCGCAGCCGCTCGTATTGTTTGAAAACCCCGGTCGTCCGTTTGCTGAAGCCGGGGTGCCGGCCGGCTGGCGAGGCATGTTGGATCAGGCCGTCGGCTGGTTTACCGGCTTCGAGCTGGTGCCCGTGGTTCCCGGGGCCGGAGTGGATTTTTTGCGTCTGCTAAAGACCGCTCGCAACGCCACAAGGCATGACTGGGGCAGCCGCCTGGGCCTGGAGAACGGCGGGGTGGCGCCGCTGCTTTGCATCAATGACATCGGACTCGGCCTTGGCGGCCGGACCGCCTGGCACCACTTCAGCCTGGATCCGGCCCTGTCTGGCGGTTATCGCCATCCAGCCGAAACCGGCGTCGCCAGCTTCGATCTGCAAGTGGGCGATAGCCATTGGGAAGGCAAAGAGCGGGTCACCGTGCTGCTAACGGTGGCAGGCGCCAGGGACGATATGGTTCGCCGCTACCTGTCCCGGCTGGACGTCAGGCTGCTGTCTCTAGGTAACGCCGTGCGCCAAGGCATGGACGACCCGCTCGCACGCCAGGCGCTGCTGCCTTCGGATTTCCCACTTTGTCAGCTCTCGCAGTTTGAGCTGGATCTCATCCTCAATGGAGCTACAGTATGA
- a CDS encoding acyl-CoA dehydrogenase family protein, with amino-acid sequence MLNRFLSPLQNERFQAFEQFATTEVTPYADEWDLQEATPLPIVRKLAHSGWLGGLANQDSGGLGFDATTFGLLNLAIGAGSGSLTGLLNVHSMVLKTIEDWGTPDQKQRFLAPLVCGDIIGAFAQTEVSAGGDSKNLSTRFEEHGDELSVTGQKTWITFAQIADLFLVFGKLHGLDTAVLIPRDIPGFTITPKKNMLGFKSAYLGVLDFADCRIPKANIVAKPGFGQSLVSTGALDYGRISVAWAALGIQQAALAASARRANSRSTFGTLLADQGIVRAYLAEMSGNLLASQLVCLSATMAKESKEEDALEQILQAKLFASQHAGDAAAKAVQIHGGHGCDEANGVSRLYRDAKILQVVEGSNELQKMLIGRAVCERY; translated from the coding sequence GTGCTTAATCGTTTTCTGTCCCCCTTACAAAACGAGCGCTTCCAGGCGTTTGAGCAATTTGCCACCACCGAGGTCACTCCATATGCCGATGAATGGGACCTGCAGGAGGCCACGCCGCTTCCGATTGTACGCAAGCTGGCCCATAGTGGCTGGCTAGGTGGGCTGGCAAACCAAGACAGTGGCGGCCTAGGTTTTGATGCCACGACCTTCGGCCTTTTGAATTTGGCGATCGGCGCCGGCAGTGGATCATTGACCGGCCTGCTCAATGTTCATTCAATGGTGTTGAAAACCATTGAGGACTGGGGCACTCCCGATCAGAAGCAGCGTTTTCTGGCTCCACTGGTATGTGGAGACATCATCGGTGCCTTTGCGCAGACCGAAGTGTCTGCTGGAGGAGACTCGAAGAACCTGTCGACCAGGTTTGAAGAACATGGCGATGAACTAAGTGTCACGGGGCAAAAAACATGGATCACTTTCGCGCAGATTGCTGACTTGTTTTTGGTGTTCGGCAAGTTGCACGGTCTGGATACCGCCGTGCTGATCCCAAGGGATATACCGGGTTTCACCATCACGCCCAAGAAGAATATGCTTGGCTTTAAGAGCGCCTACCTTGGGGTGCTCGACTTTGCCGATTGTCGTATCCCCAAGGCGAACATCGTCGCTAAGCCCGGATTTGGACAAAGCCTGGTGTCGACCGGCGCACTGGACTATGGTCGCATTAGCGTAGCCTGGGCTGCGCTCGGCATCCAGCAGGCGGCCCTTGCAGCATCAGCCCGCAGAGCAAATTCCCGTTCGACTTTTGGCACCTTGCTGGCAGATCAGGGAATAGTTCGTGCCTATCTTGCCGAGATGTCCGGGAATTTGCTGGCATCGCAGCTGGTTTGTCTGTCAGCAACTATGGCTAAGGAAAGCAAGGAAGAAGATGCTCTAGAACAGATCCTCCAGGCTAAGTTGTTTGCTTCCCAGCATGCTGGGGATGCGGCAGCAAAGGCCGTGCAGATCCACGGCGGACATGGCTGCGACGAGGCGAATGGTGTCAGCCGGTTGTATCGGGATGCAAAGATTCTGCAAGTGGTAGAAGGCAGCAACGAACTGCAGAAAATGCTGATCGGTCGAGCCGTATGTGAGCGCTACTAA
- a CDS encoding tyrosine-type recombinase/integrase, with product MANGGKAKTDVERDRRLDEDEEERILACLVAMPEARAFFVLALETAMRMRECYTLELEQVGLAKKTIHLDRSKNGDGREVPLSSTIGKLLGEYIKVHADDIKARGGRLFSFWEGDRSVRALDAATVDVSLMFKDIFASAAVKDFYQSHGDSPIQGPTTHS from the coding sequence GTGGCCAATGGGGGCAAAGCGAAGACCGACGTCGAACGCGACCGGCGTCTGGATGAAGATGAAGAGGAGCGCATTCTCGCCTGTCTGGTGGCGATGCCGGAGGCGCGCGCGTTCTTCGTGCTCGCGCTCGAAACAGCGATGCGGATGCGCGAGTGTTATACGCTGGAGCTCGAACAAGTCGGTCTTGCCAAAAAAACGATCCACCTCGACCGCAGCAAGAACGGCGATGGCCGCGAAGTGCCACTGTCGTCGACAATCGGGAAGCTCCTTGGTGAATATATCAAAGTACATGCTGACGATATCAAGGCCCGGGGAGGGCGGCTATTCTCGTTCTGGGAGGGAGATCGATCGGTGCGGGCGCTCGATGCCGCCACCGTCGACGTTTCCTTGATGTTCAAGGACATCTTCGCGTCGGCCGCGGTGAAGGACTTCTACCAGAGCCATGGCGATTCACCCATCCAAGGTCCTACGACGCATAGCTAA
- a CDS encoding phosphopantetheine-binding protein: protein MFARKTLVSEYLCKAAGQQNLNETVDIFEAGLVNSLATIQLIAFLEKNFKIKVGLDDLDRANFNSIQAVCDFLDRKVAVSA, encoded by the coding sequence GTGTTTGCTCGTAAGACATTGGTGTCTGAATATCTATGCAAGGCTGCTGGCCAGCAAAATCTGAATGAGACAGTTGATATTTTTGAGGCCGGTCTGGTCAATTCTCTGGCGACTATCCAGCTGATCGCCTTTCTTGAGAAGAACTTCAAGATCAAGGTCGGGCTCGACGATCTGGATCGGGCCAACTTCAATAGCATTCAGGCCGTATGTGACTTTCTGGATAGGAAGGTCGCTGTAAGTGCTTAA